In Gimesia sp., the following are encoded in one genomic region:
- the epmA gene encoding EF-P lysine aminoacylase EpmA: MTELPDYLPTASLETLQQRSVLLRTIREFFQAREYWEVETPLLSRDTVVDAYIDPFTSEWRAEEGTAQPTANRGAAIRYLQTSPEFAMKRLLTAGADRIYQITHAFRQAERGEMHNPEFSMLEWYRQGETHQKQMTFVETLVRTIYQTAAEISDQSERHPLPSETFTRLSYEAAFQQFAGLSALSSSAEEFARVAESKQISVPGGFDATDRLSWQNLMLVELVEPELKRRGAVFVYDYPPEQSALARIRPADEQSPHAVSERFELYLQGVEICNGYHELTDATELRARIQKQSELRQQEQRLVLPAESYLLQAMEAGLPACAGTALGLDRLIMLALGKQRLQEVIAFPFDRA; encoded by the coding sequence GTGACAGAGCTCCCCGATTATTTACCGACCGCTTCACTGGAAACTCTGCAACAACGAAGTGTGTTACTGCGAACCATACGGGAATTCTTCCAGGCGCGCGAGTACTGGGAAGTCGAAACGCCTCTGCTCTCCCGGGATACTGTTGTTGATGCCTATATCGACCCCTTCACCAGTGAGTGGCGAGCCGAAGAAGGAACAGCACAGCCAACAGCCAACCGGGGTGCAGCAATCCGCTACCTGCAGACCTCACCCGAATTCGCCATGAAGCGGCTGTTGACCGCGGGGGCAGATCGGATCTACCAGATCACGCATGCTTTCCGACAGGCCGAGCGGGGCGAGATGCATAACCCCGAATTCAGTATGCTGGAATGGTATCGACAGGGCGAGACGCATCAGAAGCAGATGACCTTTGTGGAGACTCTCGTACGCACCATTTATCAGACGGCTGCTGAAATTTCGGATCAGAGTGAGCGACATCCACTGCCCAGCGAGACATTCACCCGGCTGAGCTATGAAGCCGCTTTTCAGCAGTTTGCCGGGCTGTCCGCTTTGAGTTCATCTGCTGAAGAATTTGCCCGGGTTGCAGAATCAAAACAGATTTCTGTGCCCGGAGGGTTCGATGCCACTGACCGTTTAAGCTGGCAGAACCTGATGCTGGTAGAACTGGTCGAACCTGAATTGAAACGCAGGGGCGCCGTCTTTGTTTATGATTACCCTCCCGAACAATCCGCGCTGGCCCGGATCCGTCCTGCTGATGAGCAGTCACCACATGCGGTGTCGGAACGGTTCGAACTCTATCTACAGGGAGTCGAAATCTGTAATGGGTATCACGAACTGACTGACGCGACCGAACTGCGGGCACGCATTCAGAAACAGTCAGAACTGCGTCAACAGGAACAGCGGCTGGTACTGCCGGCGGAGAGTTATCTGTTACAGGCAATGGAAGCCGGCCTGCCCGCCTGCGCGGGAACCGCGTTGGGACTTGACCGGCTGATCATGCTGGCGCTGGGTAAACAGAGACTGCAGGAAGTGATTGCGTTTCCGTTTGACCGTGCCTGA
- a CDS encoding 3'-5' exonuclease has protein sequence MHQLPDAVSASSHLLVVDLEATCCNQKTVPRHEMEIIEIGAVMVARESLQTVSEFQTFIQPVRHPRLTAFCTELTSITQSDVSTAVRFPQALDALINWSREYKPFLFCSWGDYDKSQFQQDCRYHGREYPFGKEHLNLKKQFSQVQGYPRKFGMTRALKLTGLPLEGTHHRGIDDARNMVRMLPWIVGDFKVSGAAKS, from the coding sequence ATGCATCAACTGCCTGACGCCGTGAGTGCGTCTTCTCATCTCCTGGTCGTTGATCTGGAAGCCACCTGTTGCAATCAGAAAACGGTGCCCCGCCACGAGATGGAGATCATCGAAATCGGGGCCGTGATGGTGGCCCGCGAATCGCTCCAGACCGTCTCTGAATTCCAGACCTTCATTCAACCGGTCCGGCATCCCCGGCTCACTGCCTTCTGTACCGAACTGACTTCGATCACTCAGAGCGATGTCTCTACCGCAGTCCGTTTCCCTCAAGCTCTGGACGCGCTGATCAACTGGAGCAGGGAGTACAAACCGTTCCTGTTCTGCTCGTGGGGCGACTATGACAAATCACAGTTTCAGCAGGACTGCCGATACCACGGTCGAGAGTATCCCTTTGGGAAGGAGCATCTCAATCTGAAAAAGCAGTTCTCTCAGGTCCAGGGTTATCCACGAAAATTCGGAATGACGCGCGCCCTGAAGCTGACGGGCCTGCCCCTGGAAGGAACCCATCATCGTGGAATCGACGATGCCCGTAACATGGTCCGCATGCTGCCCTGGATTGTGGGGGATTTTAAAGTCTCCGGGGCAGCGAAATCCTGA
- a CDS encoding DUF1559 domain-containing protein encodes MRELVSDSKHSSRKGFTLIELLVVMAIIAILAAMLLPAIQRAREAARRTQCINNLKQIALATMNYESSFRSFPSGWIEAMPVDANGNQQPGPANANVAFAENVVIPVDTHTTDSNGNKVPVTQWSLTEWELSPWWGWQALILSDMNATTVNIDYDLGKFEQDSKVASTVPIESYICPSASLPSNRPRDLGYCNYRGVGGLLTGYSSVNPFSAQFRGGVFGPNSATKVRDMQDGESNTLLFGEAAFGFWADSHSAVSGAVFDPNADPSTNPPIFHEGTNFDGPPYMSQTIHLTFGSWHDDVVHFALADGSARGMAKNIDARVFLALCTRNGNERVTTEW; translated from the coding sequence ATGCGCGAACTCGTTTCAGATTCTAAACATTCATCCCGCAAGGGGTTTACGCTGATTGAGCTGCTCGTCGTGATGGCAATCATTGCGATTCTGGCTGCCATGTTGCTGCCAGCAATTCAGAGAGCCCGCGAGGCGGCACGTCGCACACAGTGCATCAACAATCTGAAACAGATCGCCCTGGCCACAATGAACTATGAAAGTTCTTTTCGCTCGTTCCCTTCCGGCTGGATTGAAGCGATGCCCGTCGATGCGAATGGAAATCAGCAACCAGGTCCAGCAAATGCCAATGTGGCTTTCGCCGAAAACGTGGTAATTCCAGTAGATACTCATACTACGGATTCCAACGGTAATAAAGTGCCCGTGACCCAGTGGAGCCTGACCGAATGGGAACTCTCCCCCTGGTGGGGCTGGCAGGCTCTGATCCTGTCCGATATGAATGCTACGACAGTGAATATCGATTATGATCTTGGCAAATTTGAACAAGACAGCAAAGTGGCGAGCACTGTTCCCATTGAAAGTTACATCTGTCCCAGTGCTTCTCTCCCCTCGAATCGTCCCCGGGACCTAGGGTATTGCAACTATCGTGGCGTTGGTGGACTGCTGACCGGATATTCTTCGGTGAATCCCTTCAGTGCCCAGTTTCGGGGTGGTGTTTTCGGTCCGAATAGCGCGACCAAAGTACGCGATATGCAGGATGGCGAATCCAATACGCTGCTCTTTGGCGAAGCGGCCTTTGGTTTCTGGGCGGACAGCCATAGCGCCGTCTCGGGGGCCGTCTTCGACCCCAACGCCGATCCCAGTACCAACCCACCCATTTTCCACGAAGGGACCAACTTTGACGGTCCACCTTATATGAGCCAGACAATCCACCTCACTTTTGGATCATGGCACGATGACGTCGTTCACTTCGCGCTCGCTGATGGCTCTGCCCGCGGGATGGCGAAAAATATCGATGCCCGGGTGTTCCTGGCGCTCTGTACCCGGAATGGAAACGAACGCGTTACCACCGAATGGTAA
- a CDS encoding DUF1499 domain-containing protein has protein sequence MILFWCVSFFIAVWLGIVGVNSLTSPPDNLGVNAGKLSPCPESPNCVCSSDSSKTHEIAPLEFSDSPSQARERLLSVLAEFPGCQIVTGDENYLRTEFRTRWLRFVDDVEFLIEPRQNVIQVRSASRIGYSDLGTNRERIEAIRQKFAATAP, from the coding sequence ATGATTTTGTTCTGGTGCGTCTCTTTTTTTATTGCCGTCTGGCTCGGCATCGTAGGGGTGAATTCCCTGACTTCCCCACCTGACAACCTGGGAGTTAACGCTGGTAAACTCAGCCCCTGCCCGGAATCTCCGAACTGCGTCTGTTCCAGCGACAGCTCTAAAACTCATGAGATCGCCCCCCTGGAGTTTTCTGATTCCCCGTCACAGGCCCGTGAACGCCTGCTGTCAGTCCTGGCTGAATTTCCTGGTTGTCAGATTGTGACGGGAGATGAGAACTATCTACGGACGGAATTTCGTACACGCTGGCTGCGGTTTGTCGATGATGTTGAGTTCCTGATCGAACCGCGTCAGAATGTGATCCAGGTGCGATCCGCATCACGCATCGGTTATTCCGACCTGGGAACCAACCGCGAACGGATCGAAGCAATTCGTCAGAAGTTCGCGGCGACCGCACCTTAA
- a CDS encoding PAS domain S-box protein, producing MSGKPTLWWALLGVLLSLVMPTVGSAIVLLFYPETRFAHLPVHSLLETSGGLMAVAIAGILMVESRRKPEAVCYLSMASALIAMGVLDTFHAAVEPGNAFVWLHSVATLAGGVIFATVWISYAPLSGRLSQVLIWLILLTSCLLGLHACVFPTQLPSMITEGNFTPLARALNICGGVGFLIAGLFFIVRFHKTAQHESWLFAVHTMLLGAAGILFEMSALWDMAWWWWHFLRISAYIAALSFALRAYHATEQQLIDLNRRLQTSNERLDQTVARRTRELEAKEERFKLAVAGSTDGLWDWDLLTNKVYYATRFKELLGLKEEEMGDDFFEFEYRLHPDDLTPTKAALSRHIERRKPYDVEYRLQLKNGAYRWFRARGQAIWDDRGRAVRMAGSITDIHDQKLAEAALEYEQFLLETLLTYLPDEIMFKDTEGRFLRVSAALSRRLGIENPKEMEGLSNFDFFPADYARKRLVQERDLMQNGIEMLRREESLEGPNGKNLTMLTTKIPLRNRKGKVIGTFGIAHDITEIKRAEERFRLVVEATPNPILLVNLAGTIQLANWAAFQMFGYHLDVLIGMTLENLFSQHSGDVEIQSLRELLNHPQARLLNEPQEVNGVCQDGKLIPLEVRLIPVEIDDEQLVLISLFDMTVHKQIDETLQRARLAAEQANEEKSRFLANMSHEIRTPLNAIIGLSELLLSDSPTPQQQEFLTIVLESGESLLSIINDLIDISKIESGKLELEAVSFDLREEVGKVFRLLSSHNREKNLAITWEVHEAVPQTLIGDPVHLRQVLMNLVGNAIKFTLEGEVHLEVTREADDAESRVQLLFMVRDTGIGIPAEQLERIFSRFVQADSSTTRQFGGSGLGLTITAGIVEAMHGRIWAESEEGRGSTFRFTLPLPVGDASAEKAAGDSPEAESAPSESPDAWTSAPLRVLVAEDGRSNQRLVKALLEKWGHTVQIAENGRLAVERWRSEPFDLILMDVTMPEMDGLEATGLIRDEEAASDAHIPIIAMTARVMQSDVKACLESGMDGYIAKPIHKQELDAALVKFFPATAVIDSDNIATEPEPEACEALVDWQEALRVVEGDEGLLCELIRESLTELPELMDRLERDLKHGDAVQAYRHAHTTKAAARTFGIPALLKQAERTEEAAANGDLETVSTQLPVLREIVSQALLELEQRLKHEV from the coding sequence ATGTCAGGTAAACCGACTCTCTGGTGGGCCCTGCTGGGAGTGCTGCTCTCACTCGTCATGCCGACGGTCGGCAGTGCCATCGTGCTGCTGTTTTATCCGGAGACCCGCTTCGCCCACCTGCCCGTACATTCGCTGCTGGAAACATCGGGTGGACTGATGGCGGTCGCGATTGCCGGCATATTGATGGTGGAATCCCGACGTAAGCCGGAAGCAGTCTGCTACCTGTCGATGGCCAGTGCCCTGATTGCGATGGGCGTGCTCGATACATTCCATGCGGCTGTGGAACCGGGCAATGCCTTTGTCTGGCTGCACAGCGTCGCCACCCTTGCGGGAGGGGTGATCTTCGCTACTGTCTGGATCAGTTATGCCCCGCTGTCGGGCCGGCTCTCCCAGGTACTGATCTGGCTGATCCTGCTGACCAGCTGCCTGTTGGGATTACATGCCTGCGTGTTCCCCACTCAACTGCCGTCGATGATAACTGAGGGCAACTTTACTCCACTGGCGCGGGCGCTCAATATCTGTGGCGGCGTGGGATTTCTGATCGCGGGTCTGTTTTTCATCGTGCGGTTCCATAAAACAGCGCAGCATGAATCGTGGCTGTTTGCCGTGCACACCATGCTGCTGGGGGCAGCGGGGATTCTGTTTGAAATGTCGGCACTGTGGGACATGGCCTGGTGGTGGTGGCATTTCCTGAGGATCAGTGCCTACATCGCTGCCCTTTCGTTTGCACTGCGGGCGTATCACGCCACGGAGCAGCAACTGATCGATCTCAACCGGCGTCTACAGACTTCCAATGAGCGGCTGGATCAGACCGTTGCCCGGCGTACCCGGGAACTGGAGGCCAAGGAAGAACGGTTCAAGCTGGCCGTTGCGGGGTCCACCGATGGACTGTGGGACTGGGATCTGCTGACCAATAAGGTCTATTACGCGACTCGCTTCAAGGAACTGCTGGGACTCAAAGAAGAGGAAATGGGTGACGACTTTTTCGAATTTGAATATCGTCTGCATCCCGATGATCTCACCCCAACCAAAGCCGCCCTCAGCAGACACATCGAACGGCGTAAACCGTATGACGTGGAGTACCGACTTCAGTTGAAAAATGGGGCTTACCGCTGGTTTCGTGCCCGTGGGCAGGCGATCTGGGATGACCGGGGACGTGCAGTACGAATGGCGGGATCGATTACCGATATTCACGATCAGAAGCTGGCAGAAGCCGCGCTTGAATACGAACAGTTTCTACTGGAAACACTGCTCACCTATCTGCCCGATGAAATCATGTTCAAAGATACCGAAGGCCGGTTCCTGCGTGTGAGTGCGGCGCTTTCCCGACGACTGGGGATTGAGAACCCCAAAGAGATGGAGGGGCTCTCCAACTTCGATTTCTTCCCCGCCGACTATGCCCGGAAACGTCTGGTGCAGGAACGGGATCTGATGCAGAATGGAATCGAGATGTTGCGTCGGGAAGAGAGCCTGGAGGGACCCAACGGGAAGAACCTCACCATGCTGACAACGAAAATCCCGCTGCGGAACCGCAAGGGGAAAGTCATTGGAACCTTCGGCATTGCCCATGACATTACTGAGATCAAACGGGCCGAGGAACGCTTTCGGCTCGTTGTGGAAGCGACGCCGAATCCGATTCTGCTGGTGAATCTCGCGGGGACAATCCAGTTGGCTAACTGGGCCGCGTTCCAGATGTTTGGTTATCATCTGGATGTGCTGATCGGTATGACGCTGGAAAACCTGTTCTCCCAGCACTCGGGGGACGTGGAAATTCAGAGCCTGCGCGAGCTGCTGAATCATCCGCAGGCGAGGCTGCTCAACGAGCCGCAGGAAGTGAACGGCGTCTGTCAGGATGGGAAGTTGATTCCGCTGGAAGTCCGACTGATTCCCGTGGAAATCGACGACGAGCAACTGGTGCTGATCAGTCTGTTTGACATGACCGTGCATAAACAGATTGACGAGACTCTGCAGAGAGCCCGGCTGGCCGCCGAGCAGGCGAATGAAGAAAAAAGCCGCTTCCTGGCCAACATGAGTCACGAGATCCGCACACCTTTAAATGCGATCATCGGCCTCTCCGAGCTGCTGCTTAGTGATTCACCGACACCCCAGCAGCAGGAATTTTTGACGATCGTGCTGGAATCGGGCGAATCGCTGCTTTCGATCATTAATGATCTGATTGATATTTCCAAAATTGAGTCAGGGAAACTCGAACTGGAAGCGGTTTCCTTTGATCTGCGTGAAGAGGTCGGCAAGGTTTTTCGGTTGCTCAGTTCTCATAATCGGGAGAAAAATCTGGCGATCACGTGGGAGGTACACGAGGCAGTCCCGCAGACTCTGATTGGTGATCCCGTGCACCTGAGACAGGTGTTGATGAACCTGGTGGGGAATGCGATCAAATTTACGCTTGAGGGGGAAGTCCACCTGGAGGTCACACGCGAAGCCGATGATGCGGAGAGCCGCGTGCAACTGCTGTTTATGGTCCGCGATACGGGCATCGGTATTCCGGCAGAACAGCTGGAGCGGATTTTCTCGCGGTTCGTGCAGGCGGACTCTTCGACCACGCGTCAGTTTGGCGGTTCGGGACTGGGCCTGACGATCACTGCCGGCATTGTCGAAGCGATGCATGGTCGGATTTGGGCGGAAAGCGAAGAGGGGCGGGGCAGTACATTCCGGTTCACGCTCCCGCTACCAGTGGGAGACGCGTCGGCAGAGAAAGCCGCCGGTGATTCACCTGAAGCAGAATCGGCACCGTCGGAAAGCCCTGATGCGTGGACGAGTGCCCCGCTGCGGGTCCTGGTTGCCGAGGATGGAAGGTCGAATCAGCGACTGGTCAAAGCACTGCTGGAGAAGTGGGGACATACGGTGCAAATCGCTGAAAATGGACGTCTTGCGGTAGAGCGCTGGCGAAGTGAGCCGTTCGATCTGATCCTGATGGATGTGACGATGCCGGAAATGGACGGGCTGGAGGCGACCGGATTGATTCGTGATGAGGAAGCGGCGAGCGATGCGCACATTCCGATTATCGCGATGACGGCGCGGGTGATGCAGTCTGATGTGAAGGCGTGTCTTGAGTCGGGCATGGATGGCTACATTGCCAAGCCGATTCATAAACAGGAACTCGATGCGGCTCTGGTGAAGTTCTTCCCTGCGACTGCTGTCATCGATTCAGACAACATAGCGACTGAACCGGAACCAGAGGCGTGCGAAGCTCTGGTCGACTGGCAGGAAGCGTTGCGGGTGGTCGAGGGGGACGAAGGTCTGCTCTGTGAGTTGATCCGGGAAAGTCTCACCGAACTGCCTGAATTAATGGACCGGCTGGAGCGAGATTTGAAGCACGGCGATGCCGTCCAGGCCTATCGCCACGCCCACACAACAAAAGCAGCCGCGAGAACATTCGGCATCCCTGCCCTGCTGAAACAGGCTGAGCGCACCGAAGAAGCCGCTGCGAATGGGGATCTGGAAACCGTGAGCACGCAATTACCTGTACTGCGAGAGATTGTCAGTCAGGCCCTGCTGGAACTGGAACAGCGGTTGAAGCATGAGGTTTGA
- a CDS encoding SpoIIE family protein phosphatase, translating to MQNTSLLLVEDNILDARLITSRLQKIGCGALTHVGSLEEAVNWLKSAPRVDVIVLDLTLPDSMGLHTFQFLHQRFAHIPIVILSGRNDQELAIKAVSLGAQDYVFKSEASSCVLQRSIRYAIERRHRLEMEMNMIAMDRDLEYAREIQRHLLPQTLPEIAGVDMASAYIPANWTGGDFFDVIPISRQAKKNHDLWQPAHLMSEEDKLNSIWGLTIADVSSHGFAPSLIMVDTRRVLRTCSHILQDPGEILTFANRAVSEVTLEGQFVTLCYGRYDPLERTLEYCSAGHPFWVINTEGIRSMPDYNGPALGLLHDYQYGTDGKLQLQIGDILLVVTDGLYECRSDEGELFGIERVCEVIHQHREKPGKEIVKQILKAIYRFSGSLRSEDDITILLIKMVE from the coding sequence ATGCAAAATACCTCATTACTGCTTGTCGAAGATAACATCCTGGATGCCAGGCTGATCACATCTCGCTTACAGAAGATCGGCTGCGGTGCTCTCACACATGTCGGTTCTCTGGAGGAAGCAGTGAACTGGCTCAAGTCTGCCCCGCGTGTGGATGTGATCGTCCTCGATCTCACGCTGCCCGACTCGATGGGGCTGCATACATTTCAATTTCTGCATCAGCGTTTCGCGCACATTCCTATCGTGATTTTAAGCGGACGTAACGATCAGGAACTGGCCATCAAAGCGGTTTCACTGGGCGCACAGGATTACGTGTTCAAATCCGAGGCAAGCAGCTGTGTGCTGCAGCGATCGATACGCTATGCCATCGAACGCAGGCACCGCCTGGAAATGGAAATGAACATGATCGCGATGGACCGGGATCTGGAATATGCCCGGGAAATTCAACGGCATCTGCTGCCTCAGACATTGCCGGAAATCGCCGGCGTCGACATGGCAAGTGCTTATATCCCCGCTAACTGGACTGGCGGGGATTTTTTTGACGTGATTCCGATCAGCCGCCAGGCAAAAAAGAATCATGATCTCTGGCAACCCGCGCATCTGATGAGTGAAGAAGACAAACTCAATTCCATCTGGGGCCTGACCATTGCGGATGTCAGCAGTCACGGCTTCGCGCCTTCGCTGATCATGGTCGATACCCGCCGCGTGCTGCGCACCTGCTCCCACATTCTGCAGGATCCGGGGGAGATTCTGACCTTTGCCAATCGCGCTGTGAGTGAGGTGACACTGGAGGGGCAGTTCGTGACTCTCTGTTACGGACGTTACGATCCCCTGGAACGGACACTGGAATACTGTTCGGCGGGGCATCCCTTCTGGGTCATCAATACCGAGGGAATCAGAAGCATGCCCGATTACAACGGTCCGGCCCTGGGACTGCTGCACGATTACCAATATGGCACGGATGGCAAACTGCAGTTACAGATTGGCGATATTCTACTCGTCGTGACCGATGGCCTGTATGAGTGCCGCTCGGACGAAGGGGAGTTATTTGGCATCGAACGGGTGTGTGAGGTCATCCACCAGCATCGAGAGAAACCGGGGAAAGAAATTGTAAAACAGATTCTAAAAGCGATTTACCGTTTCTCGGGATCACTGAGAAGCGAGGACGACATTACCATCCTGTTAATCAAGATGGTCGAGTAG
- a CDS encoding Gfo/Idh/MocA family oxidoreductase gives MSQQSGDVPVDQDRPVTRRTFIQQAGTATAAGLAAAPYVWAGGNEQSETLRVGLIGCGSRGSGAAVNAMQADPNSKLVAMADVFEDKLKASADRIKKTIGKQYAVKPDQQFIGFDAYEKLLQTDVDVVLLTTPPHFRPLHLKQAIAAGKHVFAEKPVAVDAPGVRSVIETCRVAREKKLSIMSGLMLRYSKAMQETMKRIHEGQLGKIVTLQTNYNINGLWSHPRKPEWSDMEWQMRNWYYFTWLSGGQLVEQHVHGLDLMSWAMQNEYPVKCFGLGGRQSRVDPLYGHIFDHHAICYEYSGGERCFAYCRQQDGTDIDTSQLIYGSKGTADLNRNTLSGAKTWRYSRARGSARGGVQDLPYVQEHAALFESIRTGSPICNGEYAAKSSLMAIMGRMASYTGKNVTWEEAWNSQEDLTPAEYAFGPLKVPPVAQPGKTQFI, from the coding sequence ATGAGTCAACAGTCCGGAGATGTCCCCGTTGATCAGGATCGTCCGGTAACACGCAGAACGTTCATCCAGCAGGCAGGTACGGCGACGGCCGCCGGGCTGGCTGCCGCACCTTATGTCTGGGCCGGGGGGAATGAGCAGTCGGAAACACTCCGGGTCGGTCTGATCGGCTGCGGTTCCCGCGGCTCCGGGGCGGCCGTGAATGCCATGCAGGCGGATCCGAATTCAAAGCTCGTGGCTATGGCGGATGTCTTCGAAGATAAACTCAAAGCGAGTGCCGACCGGATCAAAAAAACGATTGGCAAGCAGTACGCTGTAAAACCGGATCAGCAATTCATCGGCTTCGACGCGTATGAAAAACTGTTGCAGACCGACGTCGATGTCGTGTTGCTGACCACGCCGCCCCACTTCCGCCCGCTGCATTTAAAGCAGGCGATTGCCGCCGGCAAACATGTTTTCGCGGAAAAGCCGGTCGCCGTCGACGCCCCCGGTGTCCGTTCCGTGATAGAAACCTGTCGCGTGGCCCGGGAGAAAAAGTTGTCCATCATGTCCGGCCTGATGCTCCGCTACAGCAAAGCCATGCAGGAAACGATGAAGCGGATCCATGAAGGGCAACTCGGCAAGATTGTGACGCTGCAGACGAATTACAACATCAATGGGCTCTGGTCACATCCCCGCAAACCCGAATGGAGCGACATGGAATGGCAGATGCGCAACTGGTACTACTTTACCTGGCTCTCGGGGGGACAACTGGTGGAGCAGCACGTGCATGGACTCGACCTGATGTCCTGGGCGATGCAGAATGAATATCCCGTCAAATGTTTCGGACTGGGCGGTCGGCAGTCGCGGGTCGATCCCCTCTATGGCCACATCTTCGATCATCACGCCATCTGTTATGAATACAGTGGCGGCGAACGCTGCTTTGCTTACTGTCGCCAGCAGGACGGCACCGACATCGATACCTCCCAGCTGATTTACGGATCAAAGGGAACCGCCGATCTGAATCGTAATACGCTCAGCGGCGCCAAGACCTGGCGTTACAGCCGGGCGCGCGGCAGTGCCAGAGGCGGCGTGCAGGACCTGCCTTACGTCCAGGAACACGCGGCCCTGTTTGAGAGCATTCGCACCGGCAGCCCCATCTGCAACGGGGAGTACGCCGCGAAAAGTTCGCTGATGGCCATCATGGGACGCATGGCTTCTTATACCGGGAAAAACGTGACCTGGGAAGAAGCCTGGAACTCTCAGGAAGACCTGACACCTGCCGAATATGCCTTTGGTCCTCTGAAAGTACCTCCCGTCGCCCAGCCAGGGAAAACTCAATTTATTTAA